One Gossypium raimondii isolate GPD5lz chromosome 3, ASM2569854v1, whole genome shotgun sequence genomic window carries:
- the LOC105794045 gene encoding WD repeat-containing protein LWD1 has protein sequence MTATSDPNPEVSDEQQKRSEIYTYEAPWYIYAMNWSVRRDKKYRLAIASLLEQYPNRLQIVQLDDSNGEIRSDPNLSFDHPYPATKTIFIPDKDCQKPDLLATSSDFLRIWRISDDGSRVDLKSLLNGNKNSEFCGPLTSFDWNEAEPKRIGTSSIDTTCTIWDIEKETVDTQLIAHDKEVYDIAWGGVGVFASVSADGSVRVFDLRDKEHSTIIYESSEPDAPLVRLGWNKQDPRYMATIIMDSAKVVVLDIRFPTLPVVELRRHQASVNAVAWAPHSSCHICTAGDDSQALIWDLSSMGQPVEGGLDPILAYTAGAEIEQLQWSSSQPDWVAIAFSTKLQILRQVLIQVHNTMRHYQSSHNNTHRFRV, from the exons ATGACGGCCACCAGCGATCCGAACCCCGAAGTTTCCGACGAGCAGCAAAAACGATCGGAGATATACACATATGAAGCTCCCTGGTACATCTACGCTATGAATTGGAGCGTCCGCCGCGACAAAAAGTACCGACTCGCCATCGCCAGCCTCCTCGAGCAATACCCTAACCGTCTCCAGATTGTTCAACTCGACGACTCCAATGGTGAGATCCGGTCGGATCCCAACCTCTCCTTCGACCATCCCTATCCCGCTACTAAGACCATCTTCATTCCCGACAAGGATTGCCAGAAACCCGATCTTCTCGCTACCTCCTCCGATTTTCTTCGCATATGGCGGATCTCGGATGACGGTTCCCGCGTTGACCTCAAATCGCTCCTTAATGGCAATAAGAACAGTGAATTTTGCGGTCCTCTCACGTCTTTCGACTGGAACGAGGCGGAGCCGAAGCGAATCGGGACTTCCTCCATTGATACGACTTGCACTATTTGGGATATCGAGAAGGAAACAGTGGATACCCAGTTAATTGCCCACGATAAGGAGGTTTACGACATCGCTTGGGGTGGAGTTGGGGTTTTCGCTTCCGTCTCCGCCGACGGTTCCGTTAGGGTTTTCGATTTACGCGACAAGGAACATTCGACGATCATCTACGAGAGTTCGGAGCCGGACGCGCCGCTGGTGCGGTTGGGGTGGAACAAGCAGGACCCCAGATATATGGCAACCATTATAATGGATAGTGCCAAGGTGGTTGTTTTGGATATCCGTTTCCCGACGTTGCCGGTGGTTGAGTTGCGGAGACACCAGGCGAGCGTCAATGCCGTCGCTTGGGCTCCCCATAGTTCCTGCCACATTTGCACCGCCGGCGATGATTCTCAGGCGTTGATTTGGGATTTGTCTTCGATGGGTCAGCCTGTTGAAGGTGGGCTTGACCCCATTCTTGCATACACAGCTGGGGCTGAAATTGAACAGTTGCAATGGTCGTCGTCTCAGCCTGATTGGGTGGCCATTGCCTTCTCCACTAAGCTTCAGATTCTAAGG cAAGTACTTATTCAAGTACATAATACCATGCGCCATTATCAAAGTAGCCACAACAACACTCAccgatttagggtttaa
- the LOC105794046 gene encoding uncharacterized protein LOC105794046 translates to MAKRSNSCSLRYKKDQLGCMWGLISMLDFRHSRSTRRLLSDRRRGDRNAVGAPNTRNKPEMLTSSAEDCPRPLDGEEERTAIDACKPSVKKLLEEEMSGEVAKKEASNTEVEVKQFYSGEGDDGRKNWNRKNKTCKKSSSSSLHMDVAENLVSERSRQHKPEQQTTSNLDMDNLMEEFFRKIHQKRVNCMNHDQLEQNPKSYGSEERLNEAIKVLVSQKFLIGNQLTEDGEVLASNEVMDALPISSLDEELFLKLLPDLNLLKYIQDLPDAHLKDEESKPLAESNFSDMESTGLRQRNEPVNRKQRNFFRRKLKSQERELSDGNKASQASNKIEVLKPGSTCLQTPETGSSLDSPSDSQYIVSHREPNEKVGSHFFLAEIKRKLKHAMGRDQHRIPTNGISEKFPAEQQNSEDSGRVKEYFGMNSPTKDQFFIERIGRPSIGVAKGEKTSKLKGSELSMEYETIDFSMKRVSNIYIEAKKHLSDLLTNEDQNEDLLSTQVPKTLGRILSLPEYNTSPVGSPGQNLEHSFTTAQMRFAGSDKLQMVSENDRFVSLLSMRAEKTDGQLCISENKSDNEVESDNAISNNLDTSVNNDKEDPIFCSIKDELSSKESVSIVKATEMMVHEESKSLDISSETSGSSIITDDKNVDIYEVCDEKQNPWYLKQDSSEVDQQPFSPLSSPSDSSVMKKVECLESVTDIPERSSPVSVLEPIFADDLISPASIRSYSGETSIQPLRIRFEEHDSLATNQSNRIKTCMNDTESIFEHIKAVLQASSFSWDEVYIRSLSSDLLIDTLLVDEVEYLPNQLCQDQKLLFDCINEVVREVCEYYFGSPSVSFVKPNIRPIPNMQNTIQEVWEGVYWHLLPTPLPCTLDLVVRKDLAKTGTWMDLQLDTGYIGVEIGEAIFEDLVEDTITSYINGSWECEYNVLPA, encoded by the exons ATGGCCAAAAGATCAAATAGTTGTTCTCTACGATACAAAAAGGATCAGTTGGGCTGTATGTGGGGCTTGATTAGTATGCTTGACTTCCGCCATAGCCGATCAACTCGCAGACTGCTTTCTGATAGAAGGCGCGGGGACAGAAATGCAGTTG GTGCTCCAAATACAAGAAATAAACCTGAAATGTTGACTAGTTCCGCTGAAGATTGTCCCAGACCACTT GATGGTGAAGAGGAAAGAACAGCTATTGATGCGTGTAAGCCAAGTGTGAAGAAACTCCTAGAAGAGGAAATGTCTGGAGAGGTTGCAAAGAAAGAAGCAAGTAATACTGAAGTTGAAGTGAAACAGTTCTATTCTGGGGAAGGAGACGATGGAAGGAAGAATTGGAAcagaaaaaacaaaacttgCAAGAAAAGTTCCAGTAGCAGTCTTCATATGGATGTTGCTGAGAACTTGGTATCGGAAAGATCTAGGCAGCATAAACCAGAGCAACAAACTACAAGCAATCTCGATATGGATAATCTAATGGAAGAGTTTTTTCGGAAAATCCATCAGAAAAGAGTCAATTGCATGAATCATGACCAGCTTGAGCAAAATCCGAAGAGCTATGGTTCTGAAGAAAGGTTGAATGAGGCAATCAAGGTCTTAGTGAGTCAGAAGTTTCTTATTGGGAACCAACTTACAGAAGATGGGGAAGTCCTAGCCTCGAATGAAGTCATGGATGCACTACCCATTTCGAGTTTAGATGAGGAAttgtttttgaaacttttacctGATCTGAACTTGTTGAAATACATTCAAGACTTGCCGGATGCTCATTTAAAGGATGAAGAGTCTAAGCCTCTTGCTGAATCAAACTTTTCAGACATGGAATCCACTGGTTTAAGACAACGCAATGAGCCTGTTAATAGAAAGCAGCGTAATTTCTTTAGAAGAAAACTGAAATCTCAGGAAAGAGAACTTTCAGATGGAAATAAGGCTTCTCAAGcttcaaataaaattgaagttttGAAGCCTGGGTCAACATGCTTGCAAACTCCTGAAACTGGAAGCAGCCTCGACTCACCTTCAGATTCTCAGTACATTGTCAGTCATCGGGAGCCAAATGAGAAAGTTGGTTCCCACTTTTTTCTtgctgaaataaaaagaaagttgaAACATGCTATGGGAAGAGACCAACATAGAATCCCCACAAATGGTATATCTGAAAAATTTCCAGCTGAGCAACAAAATTCAGAGGACAGTGGCAGAGTTAAGGAATATTTTGGGATGAACTCTCCAACAAAAGACCAAttctttattgaaagaattggcAGACCTTCCATTGGTGTTGCAAAAGGAGAAAAGACAAGCAAGCTAAAGGGATCTGAACTAAGCATGGAATATGAGACTATTGATTTTTCCATGAAAAGGGTCTCGAACATCTATATCGAGGCAAAGAAACATCTCTCTGATCTGCTAACAAACGAGGATCAAAATGAGGATCTTTTGAGTACACAGGTTCCAAAAACCTTAGGTAGGATTCTTTCTCTTCCTGAGTATAATACATCCCCTGTCGGCAGCCCTGGTCAGAACTTGGAGCATAGTTTTACAACTGCGCAGATGAGATTTGCAGGCTCGGACAAATTGCAAATGGTGAGTGAAAATGATCGGTTTGTCAGCCTTCTAAGTATGAGGGCAGAGAAGACCGATGGCCAGCTTTGCATTTCTGAAAACAAAAGCGATAATGAAGTTGAAAGTGATAATGCAATTTCAAACAACCTTGACACTAGTGTGAATAATGACAAAGAGGATCCAATTTTTTGTTCTATAAAAGATGAATTGAGTTCCAAAG AGTCTGTGAGTATTGTTAAAGCTACTGAAATGATGGTTCATGAAGAAAGCAAGTCCCTGGATATTTCTTCAGAGACGAGCGGCTCTTCAATTATCACAGATGATAAAAATGTTGACATATATGAAGTTTGTgatgaaaaacaaaatccttGGTACTTGAAACAG GATTCATCGGAAGTGGACCAACAGCCTTTTTCTCCATTATCATCTCCATCAGACTCATCAGTCATGAAAAAGGTTGAATGTTTGGAGAGTGTTACTGATATACCAGAGCGATCAAGCCCCGTATCTGTTCTTGAGCCAATATTTGCAGATGATCTTATCAGCCCTGCAAGCATCAGATCTTATTCCG GTGAAACATCCATTCAACCGCTAAGAATTCGATTCGAAGAACATGACTCTTTGGCCACAAATCAGAGCAATCGAATTAAAACTTGTATGAATGATACGGAATCAATATTTGAGCACATAAAGGCAGTGCTGCAAGCCTCGAGTTTCAGCTGGGACGAAGTCTACATCCGGTCACTTTCTTCAGACCTGCTTATCGACACATTGTTGGTTGACGAGGTCGAATACTTGCCCAACCAGCTTTGTCAAGACCAAAAACTGCTCTTTGATTGCATTAATGAAGTAGTCAGAGAGGTTTGTGAGTACTATTTTGGTTCCCCTAGTGTTTCATTTGTTAAACCCAATATCCGTCCTATCCCAAACATGCAAAATACAATTCAAGAAGTCTGGGAGGGAGTTTATTGGCATTTGCTCCCGACTCCATTGCCTTGTACTCTGGACCTGGTAGTCCGAAAAGACCTGGCTAAGACTGGAACATGGATGGACCTTCAACTTGACACTGGTTATATTGGTGTTGAGATTGGTGAAGCCATCTTCGAAGATTTAGTGGAAGACACCATAACAAGCTACATAAATGGAAGTTGGGAATGTGAATATAATGTGCTTCCAGCTTAG